The DNA region TATCTTATTTTTATGCCAGGAAATTTCTGTTTTGTCACAATGTCGATCTCCTTATATTACTGAGTACTATGGTTCCTTTCTCCATCAGACTAAACTGTGGATCATAATGGAATACATGGCTGGTGGCTCTGTTGCTGACCTAGTAGGTTACTTCTATTGACTTGCTTCTACCTGTTTATTGCCTGAAGATAATGttgtcttttttcattttttttttccagtttggTTAATTGATATAGTAAATTTGATTTGACCCACATCATGGTGTcttcttaattattttattttaaaaaaggttgtcttctaaataaaattttgactttGAAAGTAGAGATGGCAACATCTATTCTTTTCATTCTATTCTAACTGACGTCATAGTCTCTGTTTGTTAACTACTTTtactaatcttttttttggtCTTCCTCCTCTTTTCGTTCTCTTAACTCAAATCAACTCGCTTTTTCTTACTGATACATTAATCGCTTTCCTCTAAACATGCCAAACCATCTCAAACGACCCTCCcttatcttttcatcaataaggGCTACCTCTATCTTTAAGCAGATTTCCTTATCTCAAATCCTATATTTCCAACTATTTCCAATTATTtatcttaacattctcattttaGCTATACTCATTTTATGAACATGTTGGTTCTTTATCGTCCAACCTTTAGTACCAGAGAGCATAGTTGGTTTTATAGTAGTTTTATAACATTTTTCCTTTAACTTAATAGGTAATCTACGATCACACCACTTCTAATGCGCTTCTTCACTTTATCTACCTTGCTCTTATCATATGATTTCACATCCTTTTAgatctttccatttttttgaaTTACTGATTCAAGATATTGAAAACCGTCTTTAGTACATCATGACTTTCGAGCATTACCACTTGCTTGTAGTTCTCGTTTTAGCtacactcattttatgaatatgtttgTTCTTCATTGTCCAACATTCAGTATCATAGAGCATAGTtagtattatattataaaaattttccttatGACTTCATAGTTATTCTGCGATCACACCACTTCTGATGCACTTCTCCACTTTATCTACCTTTTATCTACCTTGCTCTCATCATATGATTCACATCCtttcaaatcttttaattttacgAATTACTGATTCAAGATATCGAGAGCTCTCTTTCATATCTCCTATGCAACATGTTtgcttgaagttcttggagtcGCAGGCACTAGGATAGAAATTTAGGATAAATCAGGTCTTCTAATATTAGTGTGGCTAGTGGTAACTGAGTTTAATCTGTTACCAAGTTCTTGGTGAGAGGTGGTGTCTGATAAAGATGGAAAAGCTCAGAGTTAAGTACCAATGTGAAAATAGTAATTTAGGGCTGATTATGGAGTTATCAAATTAGTATTTCAAATGCATTGGATTTTGGAGAATATGGTTTGTTATCGGTTGTCATCTACTAAGTGTAGAAGCTGTTGTAATGTTCAGCTTTAAGACGCATGTGGATAACTTACTagtaagaaactttttttttcattggaatGCTAAACATGCAtgtgtcttcttcttcttcttcttcttcttcttttttttttttttttttttcccctttcctGATATGTAAGTGATGAAGGGGCTGGTGGGGTTTGAACCTCACTGCCTACGCACTATAAGAGATGCTGGAACTACTGAGGTATCCCTCAAATGCTAAGAAGTGTACTAAAGCAACTCCggttgaaatttaaaatatccATGAATATGGAAGAAGAACAAAAACTACCTGACCCAGACATCCAATCCtacaaagttttcaaaaatcaatataaaGCAAGATCAATGAAAGCTCAACTTCTTCCAAAGTttgactctttctttctttccaaattATTAACATGACACAAAAGAACAGATTTCCAGATTCCACCACTATTagaattatttatcttttttgataagtaataaagatttattgatataaaagaaaagacacCCAAGTACAAAGGGAGTGTATAGGGGTGTACAAATCAAATACAGAAATTACCACTCTTAGAATAATTATACCTTCCCTCCCAACAAGCAAACAAATCAAATCGTTTTGTCATCATCCATACccacaaagagagaaaagactAGTACCCAAGTTGTCTTGCTGCCGAATTGAAGTAATAGCTGATTAaaagtttctttattttctttgcacaTAGAATACCAAATCTACAGTAAATATGCCCCTTTTCCAAAGGTTTTTTCCACTGTCAAAATATTCCCCCATGCAGCCGTCCAACTAAAGAATGTAACCTTTTATGGAATGTTGTAAAAGCTTATAACATGAATGGTGTTCCCATTGTATTTCCTAGGTTAGTTATGTTCCTGGGACTGCAcaataaaaaaggaaatatgTATTATGATGTTCCTCTTTGTAgcattttgtaattatattattctttttacCTAAGGTACAGTTCAAAACGCATTGGCTATGCTTGTAAACTTACCAATAGAAAAAGAAGCTAAATTACAGATTACGCCCTCTAAATTTGgcctattttcattttcttattcatTCTAGTCCTTTAGCTTTAAACTGttttcaatttagtccttatatTTAGTTCTGTCCTCATTGTGCTGTTAAgagctcccaaaaaaaaaaaaaaacctggtttaggttcttttttttcccttcaaatttcagttctgaaaatattttttcactcaATCAAATCCATCCTTAAGCCAATTTTCTTTCTCcctcacatctctctctctctctctctctctctctaaataaaGTAGACTGATGTATGCTGCCGTGTATGGTTTGGCTTTATTTTTGGATTTGCTATGCCAATGAGGATGATGTTCACAATGGTGAGGGCTGATATTTTGTGGTTGAGGATTGGGTTGTTCACTGCCCTGTGTGGTGGGTTTTTCTTTTGTGCTGATTGTGTTCACTGATGGGCAgacttttttaaattaaaaaaaaaaaaaaacaatttcttggtttttttaacaaatattttatggaaaaaatatcttcttttttttttaagatttaaaaattgaaaaaatagaaaataaaaatgctgTTTTGGGGAATTTAATGGCTCAATAAGGATGGAATTAGATGGAAGGAATAAATTGAAGAGTATAAAGTTAAataactgaaaaagaaaaaaataataataaatgaagcTTTAGGGACGACATCAAAACAGGCCTAACTAGGGTTTAGTTTGTAGTTTagcctaaaaaaaaagtgtaattgtGTAACCAAAAAGAATGTTGGGTTACAAAAAGAGGGactaacttttctttttctttttcttttgatagatAAAAGGAGGGACTAACTTAAACCAATGCTCAAAATATTTAGGCATTAATATCTGTAATGTCCATTAACTGACAATTCCTTCCCTACAAATATGAAGAGCCTGATTTAGGAAGCTCTATAGGCTGGGGTATGTCCATTTCACTTAAGATATCACATGTGTAAAATGCATGGATTGTGAACTATATCCAGTTGTTGACTTAATAAATGAAAGATTTTCCAATTTTATACCTGATAGAAATGTAGAACTGCTGTTGATATTACTTGTGCAAATgagaaaagttaaaaatcttGTAATTTATTTAGATATGCTTAAATCATATCAATGGTTTGACAACTGCTTTCAATATCAAGGGCAACCTCTAATGGGAAATGATAGATTGTggtgcttttcttttcttgtcatCTACTTGTCTGTGCATGCAAACCCAATGCATATTTATGTTGAAGATGAATTTCTACATTGCATAAAACTTCTCTCATATACTTGATGCATACTTGCCTGCACCTGGGGTGCCTCAGTGGTAAGAGAGAGTGCTTGGACTAACTGTAAACCCAGAAGTCTCTAGTTCGACTCTTAGCTTAGGCATCTCATGATTTACCCAATTGCTCAATGGGGGTGTGTAGGCATCTGGGGTTTGCCCTCTTATATATGTCCTCTCATATACTTGATGCATACTTTCCCGCGCCTGGGGTGCCTCAGCAGCAAGGGAGAGTACTTGGATTAACTGTcccttacacacacacacacacacttgttGGATACTTGAGGCTGCTCCtttcatcaataaaattctttattaCGTATTAGGAAAAACGCTAAGTTGTATATACTCTTCTTCAAAGCTAACAGAGATTTTGCTTCTGCAGCTCCAATCAGGTCCTCCATTGGATGAAATATCAATTGCTTGCATATTACGTGACTTGCTGCATGCAATTGAATATCTGCACAATGAAGGAAAAATCCACAGAGATATTAAAGGTTTTCTTTCCCCTCCCTATATATTTGAATATCCATATGGAAGAAATATTGAGAAATTTCTCACTTTTGGCCTTTAAAGATTCTCTATGTTTGACATGCTgtgcttgaaaaaaaaaaattccctataCCTGCAGcttcataataattttacaagTGAATTTTCTCCTTCTTGTTTTAAATTATCTTGTTATGATGACCTAACATTATAAATTATGCAGCGGCAAACATTTTATTGACCGAGAATGGTGATGTTAAGGTATAACCTTTATACTCAAAGAGGCTTTCAGTTGGCATAATTCTGTATTAAGGCTGACTCACTTGAAGAATATAATATGGGTTCAATTACATGGATTTGTTTCTTGTCTTCTACATTGAGTGATTGACTTTGTCACAGGTTGCAGATTTTGGCGTTTCTGCACAGTTAACAAGGACTATTTCAAGGAGAAAGGTACTCCATATTGCTGAGGCTAAATTGTTAATCACTTGAGCAAAGATGGCATATTGGGATGTTCCATTTACAAAGTTCTCTTTATTATGGATTTGGATGTAGTTGAGGCCCTTTGTTTCATGACCAATATTTGTCTTCGTTTTAGTTGCCATGAGCGCATTGTGATGTTTGAGTTTTCATTAACATGAAACTTCCTAAAGCTGTTATTAGATCGGGGTTTTAAAAGTGATTGATTTCCATCATACCATCACTATGGGTTTCTAGgggaaattatatatatatatatatatatatatatatatatatataatatatatatatatataataatttttatctaaCAAAAACACAAGTCTGTCAtataataaaaaccaaaaaacacagCAGAAAACAAAATACTTCCCAGTAGGCTAACAAACTGAAATACAAAACAACTACAAGCCTACTTTATTCAACAGCCATTAAGGGTTTATCTACTAATCCCCGCTAGCTCTGAAAATGGCTGGGATATACAAATTTTCCTCCTCCTTACATAATGCTTCCCAGACCACCCTTTAGCTCGGAATTCTGAGTTTGCACAAAGAACTGTTCTGCAGAAGCAAGATTGGCAGGGATAAACAATCCTGCGCTCCACACTACATCACtcataataatgtttttttgcTTCTCTGTTTGTTCAGAGTGTTTATCATCGTGAACACTATGTTCATTTCATTCAATAAAAGTCttattacctattaaaaaaataataataatgtttttcaCCATCTGGTCTTCTGTCAGAATTCTGCTATTATAAATCTAGCAGTCCTCTGATGGTAAGTCGCTTGATTGTCACATAcaaattatctttacataaaTCATTTTAGTTCAAAGTATGGGGAGGTTCAGTGTTAGTTTTTGTTAGAAGTaagtggttaaatgattaaatttaccatatcccaataacttaaactttttggacaattggtaatttaacatggtatcagagcaggggCTCCTGAGTTCGATTCTTGTCTCTTGCACTttacctctcatttaaaatcTCACATGTTGGGCCTCACCTATTAAAACGATGTTTGAGCCCAAACGTGAGGAGGATTGTTAGAAGTaagtggttaaatgattaaatttaccatatcccaatagcttaagcttttgggataaTTGGTAGTTTAACAGTTTTCAAAAGTGAGGAAGGTAATTATGAGTAGGATATGCCATTTAGAAGCACGATTTGTAATTACCCCTTGCTCTGTTGCATGGGTTGGGCTTCTGGGGTTTATTTTTGGGGTGGGGAAGGGGAGGTGTAGATTAGGGCACATAATCTGTCCATTAATAGCTcatgatttgcttcatcaatgACGATGAGACACAAGGAAAAATCAGATTAATGGTTTCTGCCTGACTGTCTATTGCTAGTTGTACCTGAGAACTTATATAACTCCTAGTGTCATTGCAGTGGGACCACAGAATTAATGAGTgagtttcacttttttttctctggGCGGAGGGAGAGATTTGATCAACTAGAAATATATCATCCAAGTTCTCAATATGgtcctttgattttctttgtgaTGACATTAACTAATATATAATCGGCATTCGTTTGGTGATGCACTATTTAATTAACAATGACAGACATTTGTGGGAACACCTTTCTGGATGGCACCAGAAGTTATTCAGAATTCAGATGGTTACAATGAGAAGGTATCTCTTGCAGCAGTATTTTAGATCTTTGATATTGGAAATTTTGACTTGTCTTGATGCTCTTGCACCCCCACCCTATTCTGTCCCCTTTCCTTTTTCACCCCAATTTCTCTTCATGCCAGCATTGTTGAGGCCTTGAACATTGTCACACTTGCACCCTTTGCTTGATGCAGGCAGATATATGGTCTTTGGGGATAACTGCAATTGAGATGGCCAAAGGAGAACCTCCACTTGCAGAGCTTCACCCTATGAGAGTTCTTTTTATCATACCTCGAGAAAATCCACCACAGGTTATCTCTTATACTTTGATCTCACATTGATCATTCTTGCTGGGGATATAGAATAATCAAATGCTCTTTGCCTGATCGAACCATAATTCTTTCCATTTTAAAAGAATCGTgactttctttatttcttgtgCAGCTGGATGATCATTTTTACAAACCAATGAAAGAATTTGTTTCGTTGTGTTTAAAAAAAGTACCAGCAGAGGCAAGTAAATATATCCTTCAAATACCTCCTGCTATTAGTtcgtatttttctttcttctgaATATGGCGTGTGGGAAATATTGCAATGAATGATCACATAGGAAGTGCATGTCTTTGAAATGGTACAATACCCTCCAAGTAAATCTGAGATTGGATCAATCCATTTAAGGTCAATGGCGTGGACCTTGAAACATCTGGTAGAGCTTTATTCATTGCTAGAATATAGTAATTGAATGCTAGATTTTGAGGTTTTGATTGAAAATGTGTTTCACTTTATATATCCAAATATACGTTCAAGATTGAATATGTTATTTGTATAGAGGGTAAAGAATGTCATGATGGAGAACATTCAACTAAGTTCAGTACTGCCCTCTAGATTAGTCAGATTGGAGACCCATTCAGTTAAGGTCCACAGCTTGATCATCAAAGTAAAGATTCATAATTATATTTGGACGATCTCATTATCTTAAATTACATTGTGTTGCTGGCATTCCAGATACTTCAAGTAATATAAGTTTGGGAAAATTGTGGTTTCCCATACCAAACTAAAATTCATATGCTTATTTTCTTAGTTTAGTAGGTTATAATGGCCTATGTTTATCATGTTTATATTATACTAATTGCaactattttcttatatattttcttgtcatgTTTATAATGGCCTATGATTATCATTTGGAccaataaaagtttttattggtttggACCAATCAAAgtttagaaatttaatttttggttcctaaaagaaataaaaatatatgttgaaaATTAGTTGTAAAGTTATCCAGGATATAGACTTTATACATTGTTAAGCTCTCAAAGTGTTCCTCATATTACTGTGGTTTCTTTGGGTAcctttttgacaaatttttctttaaaattgatTCAGTCCTAAGCAGATACAGGCTGCCTAGGTCTATTAGCAATATTTCTTGTTAACTATCTGCTATAGATATTGGATAGAGTATTTAGGATCCTCAAAATGTGCTTTTTTTTGTGGAGTGTTTGGATGCAAAAATATATGTTCTTCTAGGATCTACTCATGGtttatttagtattataaaTTTCATGCACAATCCTGTTATGGTGACTTTCCCTTGTGAGACACAGCATCTCCTTGCAGTCCGGTATATATTGGTATGAGTGTTAGTCAGAAATCTATGGCTATGCTTTTATGTGATCATTGGTGTCCTATGGTGGAACTAAAAGACTTGAcgttaaattactaatttggtCCAACTACTGGGAAAAGTTCAATTCGGTCCCTCAACTACTAATTGTGTCAATTTCATCCCTCAACTTTCAAAATCAAGTCAAATTTATACTTGGGTCTCCTCTCTGTTAAATTTTTCAACGGGATTATCTGAGCTGGAAAACAGAGCACATGTCAAATGCACACTTCATAACATTTGACACTTCATAACCAGCTTCATTAACACCATTGTTAGATAATCCCATTAAGATATTAATAGAGAGGAGACCTAAGGATGACATTGAGGTACtaaattgatacaattaatAGTTGAGAGACCAAATTAATAACTTAACCCATAAACTAATGAACCAAAGAGGAATAACTTACGGACAAAGGTGTTGTActcaccaccaaaaaaaataagggaaaaggaAAATGTGGATAATCTAACTTAAGGACAAAGCATTTGTCTAGCAATAGGAGGACATTCGAGGACATGAAAAGCTCAGATGACCAGCTTTTGGCCTCTCTTAGTGGCactctgtttgattggtctagggcttggggactcacttCTAGTGATTCTTTCCCTATGTTCCTTAGTTCTCTCCTGTGTACttagtttcttttccttttttttttctttttactctttcttttccctttgtatttatctctctgccttatgtttttttgcataaagtagtgttcttgaatatatatcttttttacctataaaaaaaaaacaatttccaCCCATAGACATTCAAAGAAACATGAACTTCAGAAAAAGATTTAAGcttattaatttgaattttgtcCTCCTCAAAAGTCCGCCAATTTTCTCCTGCCATATATGCCAGATGCCCAATCACATTACATTTCAGGCTTTGTTCCTATAATGCAGACTTCCTTCGCCAACATTGTATCAGACAAAACAACACTGCATAACCTATTTAACACCAAATATCACAAAAACAAGCTGTCGCTGTCCTTTGCCACTAGAAAATGAAGCAACAAATGACCTAGTCCTACAGTTTTGCACTTGGCTTACACAACAAAACTGTAATTTTTGAAGTGAGTTATTTAGTGGCAAATAAGCAGACTCCTTGGTGTGGACGCCAATTCAAACCTGTTAATGTTGATTGATTTTGTTGGAATTAATTGATCATGATTGATGGTATTAGAGAGATTTTAGGGgcctgtttggttttttttttcatcactcatcactcactCAATTTttgtcactcatcactcatcacttaaaatgcCCCAATTTCCTATACCCACCCGTTTGGCATACTTCACTCAACTtctcatcactcaatttttctacttttttgtgggacccataccTGTAAATTAGTCGACTCTTCAATTAAGCCTACCTGCAGAACCCATTTTCCCTTTTCTCATTTCCCCTTCACCCCTGTTACTCTCCCAAAACACAAACCCGAACCCAGATTCAACCACAATAACaaaaacagcaacaacaacaacagcagcagcaacaaaaaaaaaaaaaatgcggcCAATCAGACGGCTAATTCCACCTCCACCTCAGCCGGCTCCGATGGCGACGACGACGAGCCAATACAGAACCTTCTGGAACCTTTCAATAACGACCATATTATAAACCTACTCCGCGAAGCAGCGGATAAGCACCGCCGTGTTCAAGGAATGGGTATTTTGAAACCCATTCATGTTTGTATTTTGAAACCCCAAATCCGaatccaaatccaaacccaTCCTTACCCGGTCATGGAGTGCAGCGAAGACCAAAAATATTCTGtgatgaagaacaaaaaaaaaaaaaaaaaaaaaagaagaaagaaagaactgcAGAGctgagacaaaaaaaaaaaaaaaaaaaagcttacaacaaagaaaaaaaatttcgtGATGAGATAGAGGAAAAGAGATGGTCTGAAGGATGAGCTGTCTTAATGGCAGATGGGTATGGATAGGAGAGTGGCTTGggaagagaagaggaagagggaaaaaaaaaaaaagagatggtctGAAGGATGAGACAGGACACAGAAAATGGGGGCCACCATGTGAATATATTTACGGAAATGCCATTGAAAACTGAGTTACGGAAattgaaaacacctaaaatgtgttttcattttccataactcatcactcaaaaatcagagaattgagtgatggaaacaataactggaaacaaaatccaaacaagcctCTCAATCATGGGTTCCACCATTTTTGAGTTATAGGTgatggaaacagagttatgagttatggaaacatcaaatccaaacaccccctagttttctttgaattttatttccaTATGATGTAATCTCATTACGAGTTTATTTTCCTTCCGTATTTTATGTAACTTGGGCACAAGTTCACTATTGTAACTGTTGATTATGGATTTGTAAATTTTGGGTGGGAGGTTTTCTTCTAGTGCTTGGCATTGTTTCCAAGCAAGCCCAGTCTTGGGTTCCTATCATTCTTGGTGTTGGTTCCAAGTAACCCTAAGTACTGACCCCTAAggttctatttttctattttcattacTTGGTGCTTATTCCAAGCAAACCCTAGGAGCCGATTccttcttttattcttttattgtttCCTAAACGCAAGtccattttttagtttaattttctgcatcacTTCTTCTATCTAGATGCCATATTTTTCAAAGCAATGTGAGGCATTTATTAAATATGCAAGTTTGTGTATAACATTTTGTaggattttcttttctatgttaTTGCAAGGCATTTATCAAATATGCAAGTTTGACTAGCAGCTTTGGGGCTAATGTCCTCACATCTAATGCAAATCTTAATTAGAAACTAGAAATGTGTTATATGCATTTTATCACAACATCTTTTAGCTTTTACGAGTTCTATAacgttataatttttttatttttttaattgattgcaGAGACCAAGTGCCAAGGAACTTCTCAAACATCGTTTCATAAAAACTGCTAGGAAGAGTCAAAGGCTTTTGGAGAGAATAAGGTGCAATATATTGCTTTGTGCTTGTTTTCTTTTAcctttctatctttttttttgttttcttttaaatgaaTTTGATCATTGAAGTTTGAGTGAGTGAACATCTGGGCAACAATTATAATGTCATGCATCTGTGTACATCCTGAACTGCTCCTGAGGTGTCAGTTACTAAAACAATTTCTGAGATGCATGCACCAGCTTGTTTGTTGTGgcaataaaattctaaaatagtGGTCTCTGGTGCAAAGGTTGCTTACTGTTTACATCATGCCTTTGGTTTTCTTGATAGAGAGCgtccaaaattccaaataaaggaagatgaagaatttTCTCAGAATGGTTTTAGAGCTGTTGGGGACGCATCTGATACCGTAAAAGGGACAAGAGATCTAAGTGGAGAAGAAACAGTTAGAGCCAGGTGGGTTGAATCTGTTGATTCCTTGTGCtctgctctctctttctttgaattATGACAGACATGTTCTAATCTGCAGTGGTCAGGGGAAACCTCTAAAAAATGCTGGGTGGGACTTCAGCATTGGTGGATCACAGAGTACAGGGACTGTTCGCAGTGTTGTAAGACCACCCCCAGTTAGAGAAAGGAGGCCAGAAGTTTCAAATAATCAGGCTACCCAAAGAAGAACTCCAGAGAGTGGTCATCAAGGATTGTCTGCATCTGGAAATGCACATCATGCTTCACCAGGGGTTTCCTTTGGGAGAGATGCTAGAGAACAATACCACAATGAACACCAGGATAATTACCATGAAGATGTaatcatctctctctcatttcataTGTCAAACTCTGCTTATTTTGTTCTCTGGGGAATTTGGCTATATTATGAATGAAAGAATGAGATTTGGCTGTTTGTCCTTAACACTGGGAATGTGCTTGAAGCACAAGCCATAGTATTCACCATTTAATCAACATACTAAAAATCAACCAATCTATGTTTGAATTGTGGCTGTTAACTTGGGGTGATTTTATGCCCTGATTGATGTTTTAATGGAATTTAGTTTTGGCACATTGGGATCTGGCACTGGCCTAATATAGTTTGGACAGTATTTGGAGGTAAAAACAATAGAATAGTATGATACAATTTATTACTAAACTAAGCAGAAGTAATCAACAATCAACATTGTTCATGTATTTTGATTTGATGAAGCAgctaaatttatcaaatttgagATTATAGCAATCTACATGAATGTTTAGTCAACCAAGCTTCAAGTTACTTGGttgttttttcaaaacattGGTGTACATTATATTTGCAGTGTCAAATCTTCTGATGTTTTTAAGTGCTCTATTTCCAGGATGAATTATATGGAAGTGGGTCTGGAACTGTTGTTATACGATCTCCCAGAGGATCTCACTC from Castanea sativa cultivar Marrone di Chiusa Pesio chromosome 6, ASM4071231v1 includes:
- the LOC142640839 gene encoding uncharacterized protein LOC142640839 isoform X1 — protein: MMADAAAFIEAAGSRFNSLELIGRGSFGDVYKGFDKELNKEVAIKVIDLEESEDEIEDIQKEISVLSQCRSPYITEYYGSFLHQTKLWIIMEYMAGGSVADLLQSGPPLDEISIACILRDLLHAIEYLHNEGKIHRDIKAANILLTENGDVKVADFGVSAQLTRTISRRKTFVGTPFWMAPEVIQNSDGYNEKADIWSLGITAIEMAKGEPPLAELHPMRVLFIIPRENPPQLDDHFYKPMKEFVSLCLKKVPAERPSAKELLKHRFIKTARKSQRLLERIRERPKFQIKEDEEFSQNGFRAVGDASDTVKGTRDLSGEETVRASGQGKPLKNAGWDFSIGGSQSTGTVRSVVRPPPVRERRPEVSNNQATQRRTPESGHQGLSASGNAHHASPGVSFGRDAREQYHNEHQDNYHEDDELYGSGSGTVVIRSPRGSHSSPLFHDQSTRSSGTSATFEDSSTSGTVVFRGQNDDSDSPRTPKSRLGIQEKTYTASLEDSAINLAEAKAALQAGLRRGNAKERSGPVKISNNWLENRRELVTSSSDSSRHSREYIDAQKGFLRSHHASDEEESQKIAPPSVPLSVLLIPSLKETIAEDAEGAVVRVVTNSLINMERMKPGSCEVFLRRLLQKLSSSRESSLKDLQELAALLFSKGKTTPEEMQNVNSENDYKKKQQNKELNSNANLSPLARFLLSRWQGQVSRDLNPA
- the LOC142640839 gene encoding uncharacterized protein LOC142640839 isoform X2 is translated as MMADAAAFIEAAGSRFNSLELIGRGSFGDVYKGEDEIEDIQKEISVLSQCRSPYITEYYGSFLHQTKLWIIMEYMAGGSVADLLQSGPPLDEISIACILRDLLHAIEYLHNEGKIHRDIKAANILLTENGDVKVADFGVSAQLTRTISRRKTFVGTPFWMAPEVIQNSDGYNEKADIWSLGITAIEMAKGEPPLAELHPMRVLFIIPRENPPQLDDHFYKPMKEFVSLCLKKVPAERPSAKELLKHRFIKTARKSQRLLERIRERPKFQIKEDEEFSQNGFRAVGDASDTVKGTRDLSGEETVRASGQGKPLKNAGWDFSIGGSQSTGTVRSVVRPPPVRERRPEVSNNQATQRRTPESGHQGLSASGNAHHASPGVSFGRDAREQYHNEHQDNYHEDDELYGSGSGTVVIRSPRGSHSSPLFHDQSTRSSGTSATFEDSSTSGTVVFRGQNDDSDSPRTPKSRLGIQEKTYTASLEDSAINLAEAKAALQAGLRRGNAKERSGPVKISNNWLENRRELVTSSSDSSRHSREYIDAQKGFLRSHHASDEEESQKIAPPSVPLSVLLIPSLKETIAEDAEGAVVRVVTNSLINMERMKPGSCEVFLRRLLQKLSSSRESSLKDLQELAALLFSKGKTTPEEMQNVNSENDYKKKQQNKELNSNANLSPLARFLLSRWQGQVSRDLNPA
- the LOC142640839 gene encoding uncharacterized protein LOC142640839 isoform X3, with the translated sequence MMADAAAFIEAAGSRFNSLELIGRGSFGDVYKGFDKELNKEVAIKVIDLEESEDEIEDIQKTKLWIIMEYMAGGSVADLLQSGPPLDEISIACILRDLLHAIEYLHNEGKIHRDIKAANILLTENGDVKVADFGVSAQLTRTISRRKTFVGTPFWMAPEVIQNSDGYNEKADIWSLGITAIEMAKGEPPLAELHPMRVLFIIPRENPPQLDDHFYKPMKEFVSLCLKKVPAERPSAKELLKHRFIKTARKSQRLLERIRERPKFQIKEDEEFSQNGFRAVGDASDTVKGTRDLSGEETVRASGQGKPLKNAGWDFSIGGSQSTGTVRSVVRPPPVRERRPEVSNNQATQRRTPESGHQGLSASGNAHHASPGVSFGRDAREQYHNEHQDNYHEDDELYGSGSGTVVIRSPRGSHSSPLFHDQSTRSSGTSATFEDSSTSGTVVFRGQNDDSDSPRTPKSRLGIQEKTYTASLEDSAINLAEAKAALQAGLRRGNAKERSGPVKISNNWLENRRELVTSSSDSSRHSREYIDAQKGFLRSHHASDEEESQKIAPPSVPLSVLLIPSLKETIAEDAEGAVVRVVTNSLINMERMKPGSCEVFLRRLLQKLSSSRESSLKDLQELAALLFSKGKTTPEEMQNVNSENDYKKKQQNKELNSNANLSPLARFLLSRWQGQVSRDLNPA
- the LOC142640839 gene encoding uncharacterized protein LOC142640839 isoform X4, which codes for MMADAAAFIEAAGSRFNSLELIGRGSFGDVYKGEDEIEDIQKTKLWIIMEYMAGGSVADLLQSGPPLDEISIACILRDLLHAIEYLHNEGKIHRDIKAANILLTENGDVKVADFGVSAQLTRTISRRKTFVGTPFWMAPEVIQNSDGYNEKADIWSLGITAIEMAKGEPPLAELHPMRVLFIIPRENPPQLDDHFYKPMKEFVSLCLKKVPAERPSAKELLKHRFIKTARKSQRLLERIRERPKFQIKEDEEFSQNGFRAVGDASDTVKGTRDLSGEETVRASGQGKPLKNAGWDFSIGGSQSTGTVRSVVRPPPVRERRPEVSNNQATQRRTPESGHQGLSASGNAHHASPGVSFGRDAREQYHNEHQDNYHEDDELYGSGSGTVVIRSPRGSHSSPLFHDQSTRSSGTSATFEDSSTSGTVVFRGQNDDSDSPRTPKSRLGIQEKTYTASLEDSAINLAEAKAALQAGLRRGNAKERSGPVKISNNWLENRRELVTSSSDSSRHSREYIDAQKGFLRSHHASDEEESQKIAPPSVPLSVLLIPSLKETIAEDAEGAVVRVVTNSLINMERMKPGSCEVFLRRLLQKLSSSRESSLKDLQELAALLFSKGKTTPEEMQNVNSENDYKKKQQNKELNSNANLSPLARFLLSRWQGQVSRDLNPA